From a single Mycolicibacterium moriokaense genomic region:
- a CDS encoding MarR family winged helix-turn-helix transcriptional regulator: MIAADMRAMNAESDQIGRHFAGRHDVAANDFRALLHIMVAETAGTPLTAGELRRQMGMSGAAITYLVERMIASGHVRRESDPADRRKVILRVADHGMGVARGFFTPLAEQTRLALAGLSDDELRAAHRTFTALIEAMARFRSQLDATSG, from the coding sequence ATGATCGCGGCCGACATGCGGGCGATGAACGCCGAATCCGATCAGATCGGCAGGCACTTCGCGGGCCGACACGATGTCGCGGCCAACGACTTTCGCGCCCTCCTGCACATCATGGTCGCCGAAACCGCCGGAACACCGTTGACCGCGGGCGAATTGCGGAGACAGATGGGGATGTCCGGCGCGGCGATCACGTATCTCGTCGAACGGATGATCGCGTCCGGCCATGTGCGGCGCGAGTCCGATCCCGCCGACCGGCGCAAGGTCATCCTCCGTGTCGCCGATCACGGAATGGGCGTCGCGCGTGGATTTTTCACACCGCTGGCCGAACAGACACGCTTGGCCCTCGCCGGGCTGTCCGATGACGAACTGCGTGCCGCGCACCGCACCTTCACCGCGCTCATCGAGGCGATGGCACGGTTTCGCAGCCAGCTCGACGCTACTTCCGGTTGA
- a CDS encoding MMPL family transporter, whose protein sequence is MSKRLSWVLALVVVAVSGALMGLLGGDESSQRSPVPVPDTAESARADALRAQFPGGDEVPAIIVITRDDGAPLDAADLAAIDQKWRAQVSEDGKAALTVVPLDADLSGFALTDAVMEVRKSAAEGLPGDLRTEVTGGPAFGADIANSFSGANITLLAVTAAVVALLLIATYRSPVLWLVPLAVIGFADRVAAVLGTAVASGLGLNPDGSTSGITSVLVFGAGTNYALLLISRYREELGRNGIGEDPREALNLAVRRAGPAILASNATVVLALLTLLFASSPSVRSLGVQAAAGLVVAAVFVLLVLPPLLALFGKRLFWPFIPQVGAKPLTDSGVWHRIAAAVAKRPGRVAVVSIAGLALLCTGLLTTPIGLSQTEQFRVQAESVSGYGTLAAHFPGGLTDPTRVIAPTDEAAEIQRAITDTPGVLSATPAGQSPDGLSQWSVVLDAEPASDKAFEIIDALRVSVHSVDPGALVGGSDASARDAGAAAEHDRLVVIPAILVVVLAVLYVLLRSALAPLILVAVTVLSALAALGLGGWASVHLFGFPALDNTAPLFAFLFLVALGVDYTIFLVTRAREETPEHGTRDGIVRAVSATGAVITSAGIVLAAVFCVLGVLPLIVLTQVGIIVGLGILLDTFVVRTVIIPALFTLIGPVIWWPALKGADRE, encoded by the coding sequence ATGTCGAAACGCCTCTCCTGGGTTCTGGCACTGGTGGTCGTCGCCGTGTCGGGCGCACTCATGGGCCTGCTGGGTGGCGACGAGTCGAGCCAACGCTCCCCCGTGCCCGTACCCGACACCGCCGAATCCGCACGCGCCGACGCCCTTCGCGCCCAGTTCCCTGGCGGCGACGAGGTTCCGGCGATCATCGTGATCACGCGCGACGACGGCGCGCCGCTCGACGCCGCCGACCTGGCCGCCATCGACCAGAAATGGCGCGCGCAGGTATCCGAAGACGGTAAGGCCGCGCTGACGGTGGTGCCCCTGGACGCGGATCTGTCTGGGTTCGCACTCACTGACGCGGTGATGGAGGTGCGGAAATCGGCGGCCGAGGGGTTGCCCGGCGATCTGCGCACGGAGGTCACCGGAGGCCCGGCGTTCGGCGCCGACATCGCGAACTCGTTCTCGGGAGCCAACATCACGCTGCTCGCGGTCACCGCGGCGGTGGTGGCGCTACTGCTGATCGCCACGTACCGGTCCCCGGTGCTGTGGCTGGTTCCGCTGGCCGTCATCGGCTTCGCCGATCGGGTCGCCGCCGTGCTCGGCACCGCGGTCGCCAGCGGGCTCGGGCTCAACCCCGACGGGTCGACATCAGGCATCACCAGCGTGCTGGTGTTCGGCGCCGGAACCAACTACGCGCTGCTGCTGATCTCACGGTATCGGGAGGAGTTGGGCCGCAACGGGATTGGCGAAGATCCGCGTGAAGCACTCAACCTCGCCGTGCGACGGGCAGGCCCGGCGATCTTGGCGAGCAACGCGACGGTGGTGCTCGCGCTGCTGACGCTGCTGTTCGCCTCGTCGCCGAGCGTGCGCAGCCTGGGCGTACAGGCCGCGGCGGGTTTGGTTGTCGCCGCGGTGTTCGTCCTGCTCGTGCTGCCACCGCTGTTGGCGCTCTTCGGTAAGCGCTTGTTCTGGCCGTTCATCCCCCAGGTCGGCGCGAAACCGCTTACCGACAGCGGAGTCTGGCATCGCATCGCCGCTGCGGTGGCGAAGCGGCCTGGCCGCGTCGCCGTCGTGTCGATCGCGGGCCTTGCGCTGTTGTGCACCGGACTGCTGACGACACCGATCGGCCTCTCGCAGACCGAACAGTTCCGGGTACAGGCCGAATCCGTCAGCGGCTACGGAACCCTGGCCGCGCATTTCCCCGGCGGTCTCACCGACCCCACCCGCGTCATCGCGCCGACGGACGAGGCCGCGGAGATCCAGCGGGCGATCACCGACACCCCCGGCGTGCTGTCCGCAACACCTGCCGGCCAGAGCCCCGACGGGCTGTCGCAATGGTCTGTCGTCCTCGACGCCGAGCCCGCGTCCGACAAGGCGTTCGAAATCATTGACGCGCTGCGGGTTTCGGTGCATTCGGTCGATCCGGGCGCTTTGGTCGGCGGGTCCGACGCATCGGCACGCGACGCCGGCGCGGCGGCCGAACACGACCGACTCGTCGTCATCCCCGCGATCCTCGTCGTGGTGCTGGCCGTGCTCTACGTCCTGCTCCGCTCCGCGCTCGCACCGCTGATCCTGGTGGCGGTGACGGTGCTGAGCGCGCTGGCGGCGCTGGGCCTCGGCGGCTGGGCCAGCGTCCATCTGTTCGGCTTCCCGGCGCTGGACAACACCGCACCGCTGTTCGCGTTCCTGTTCCTGGTGGCGCTCGGCGTGGACTACACGATCTTCCTGGTCACCCGCGCCCGCGAAGAGACCCCGGAACACGGCACCCGCGACGGCATCGTCCGCGCGGTGTCGGCGACCGGCGCCGTCATCACCAGCGCGGGCATCGTGCTGGCCGCGGTGTTCTGCGTGCTCGGCGTACTGCCGCTGATCGTGCTCACCCAGGTGGGCATCATCGTGGGCCTCGGCATCCTGCTGGACACCTTCGTCGTGCGCACGGTGATCATCCCGGCGCTGTTCACGCTCATCGGACCGGTGATCTGGTGGCCCGCCCTCAAGGGCGCGGATCGCGAGTAG
- a CDS encoding cytochrome P450, protein MTSVSGTQTPRLPLHMRRNAFDPTPELREIRETDGVRTATNSLGMTVYLVTRYEDVKAVLSDHERFSNGRPPGFVLPGAPTLSEEEQASARAGNLLGLDPPEHQRLRRMLTPEFTIRRMKRLEPRIVEIVDQHLDAMESAGPPVDLVESFALPIPSLVICELLGVPYDDRDDFQRRSARQLDLSAPITERLELQRQGRAYMQSLVERARRQPGDDILGMLVREHGTECTDDELVGIAGLLLLAGHETTSNMLGLGTLALLRHPDQLAAVRDDPDAVGPAVEELMRWLSIVHSAIPRITTTAVDVAGVRIPAGELVFVSLPAGNRDPEFIDSPEILDIERGAVGHLGFGHGVHHCLGAPLARMEMRIAFPALLRRFPTLALAEDFDDVQFRSFHFIYGLRSLAVSW, encoded by the coding sequence ATGACCAGCGTCTCCGGAACCCAAACCCCGCGGTTGCCGCTGCACATGCGGCGCAACGCGTTCGACCCGACTCCGGAGCTGCGGGAGATCCGGGAGACCGACGGGGTACGCACGGCCACCAACTCGTTAGGGATGACCGTCTATCTCGTCACCCGATACGAGGACGTCAAAGCCGTGCTGTCCGACCACGAGCGCTTCTCCAACGGCCGCCCACCGGGGTTCGTCCTGCCGGGGGCGCCCACGCTGTCCGAGGAGGAGCAGGCGAGCGCGCGAGCGGGCAATCTGCTCGGACTCGACCCGCCAGAGCATCAGCGGTTGCGCCGGATGCTGACACCCGAATTCACCATCCGGCGGATGAAGCGGTTGGAACCCCGCATCGTCGAGATCGTCGATCAGCACCTCGATGCGATGGAAAGTGCAGGGCCGCCAGTCGATCTGGTGGAGAGCTTCGCTCTGCCGATTCCGTCGCTGGTCATCTGCGAGCTCCTGGGGGTGCCCTACGACGACCGCGACGACTTCCAGCGGCGCAGCGCACGTCAGCTGGACCTGTCCGCCCCGATCACCGAACGGCTGGAGCTGCAGCGGCAGGGCCGGGCGTACATGCAGTCGCTGGTCGAACGTGCGCGCAGGCAACCCGGTGACGACATTCTCGGGATGCTGGTCCGCGAGCACGGGACCGAATGCACCGACGACGAGCTCGTCGGCATCGCCGGACTGCTGCTGCTCGCAGGGCACGAGACCACGTCCAACATGCTCGGCCTCGGCACCCTCGCGCTCCTGCGGCACCCCGATCAACTCGCGGCGGTCCGCGACGATCCCGACGCCGTGGGGCCGGCCGTCGAGGAGCTGATGCGCTGGCTGTCGATTGTGCACAGCGCCATCCCGCGGATCACGACGACCGCGGTCGACGTCGCGGGTGTACGGATCCCGGCGGGTGAGCTGGTGTTCGTGTCCCTGCCCGCAGGCAATCGAGATCCGGAATTCATCGACTCACCGGAGATACTCGACATCGAGCGCGGCGCAGTTGGGCACCTGGGGTTCGGTCACGGTGTGCACCATTGCCTCGGCGCTCCGCTGGCGCGCATGGAGATGCGGATCGCGTTCCCCGCGCTGCTGCGCCGCTTCCCCACCCTGGCCCTCGCCGAGGATTTCGACGACGTCCAGTTCCGGTCCTTCCACTTCATCTACGGCCTGAGGTCATTGGCGGTGAGTTGGTAA
- a CDS encoding ferredoxin, with protein MRAQADRDVCIQAGNCVMAADAVFDQDDDGVVVVLVDEIPDDQLEHAREAVKLCPSQALRLTD; from the coding sequence ATGAGAGCGCAAGCCGATCGCGACGTGTGCATTCAGGCGGGTAACTGCGTCATGGCCGCCGACGCGGTGTTCGATCAGGACGACGACGGCGTCGTGGTGGTTCTCGTCGACGAGATTCCCGACGACCAGCTGGAGCACGCCCGCGAGGCCGTAAAGCTCTGTCCCTCACAGGCTTTGCGGTTGACCGACTAA
- a CDS encoding PaaI family thioesterase produces MTDDPHLLDPDYDKHGGFPDFEPADPGPGFGRFLTAMRRAQDLAVSADPDSDTWELAADRAEELVKLLDPFEAPEGVGPANRVPSLPGAGSLLMPPYRDVQMDPHGVELKVQFSRFHVGGNYAVHGGVLPLLFDSIFGMVIHAVGRPISRTAFLHVDYRSVTPIDTPLEARGWLREAEGRKAFVNAELRHNDGTLLAEAHGLMIRLLPGQP; encoded by the coding sequence GTGACCGACGACCCGCATCTCCTCGACCCGGACTACGACAAGCACGGCGGGTTCCCGGATTTCGAGCCCGCCGACCCGGGGCCCGGATTCGGTCGCTTTCTGACGGCGATGCGGCGCGCACAGGATCTGGCGGTGTCCGCCGACCCGGACAGCGACACCTGGGAACTGGCCGCCGACCGTGCCGAGGAACTGGTCAAGCTGCTGGACCCGTTCGAAGCCCCGGAGGGCGTCGGCCCGGCGAACCGCGTGCCGTCGCTGCCCGGGGCGGGCAGCCTGCTGATGCCGCCGTACCGGGACGTGCAGATGGACCCGCACGGGGTCGAGCTCAAGGTGCAGTTCAGCCGCTTCCACGTCGGTGGCAACTACGCCGTCCACGGCGGGGTGTTGCCACTGCTTTTCGATTCGATATTCGGCATGGTGATCCATGCCGTCGGCCGGCCGATCAGCCGCACCGCGTTCCTGCACGTCGACTACCGCAGCGTGACGCCGATCGACACCCCGCTGGAGGCGCGCGGATGGCTGCGGGAAGCCGAGGGGCGCAAGGCCTTCGTCAACGCCGAACTGCGTCATAACGACGGCACGCTGTTGGCCGAGGCGCACGGGCTGATGATCCGATTGCTCCCCGGCCAGCCGTAG
- a CDS encoding adenylosuccinate synthase translates to MPAIVLIGAQWGDEGKGKATDLLGGRVQWVVRYQGGNNAGHTVVLPSGENFALHLIPSGILTPGVTNVIGNGVVVDPGVLLTELKGLEERGVDTERLLISADAHLLMPYHVAIDKVVERYAGSKKIGTTGRGIGPCYQDKIARIGIRVADVLDEDQLAEKIKGALEFKNQVLVKIYNRKALDPDEVVENLLTQAEGFKHRIADARYLLNTALEKGETVLLEGSQGTLLDVDHGTYPFVTSSNPTAGGAAVGSGIGPTRITTVLGILKAYTTRVGSGPFPTELFDEHGEYLSKTGGEFGVTTGRRRRCGWFDAVIARYATRVNGITDYFLTKLDVLSSLETVPVCVGYTVDGKRVDDMPMTQADLHRAEPIYEELPGWWEDISDAREFDDLPAKARDYVLRLEELAGAHVSCIGVGPGREQTIVRRDILAAST, encoded by the coding sequence ATGCCGGCAATCGTGCTCATCGGAGCTCAATGGGGTGACGAGGGCAAAGGAAAGGCCACCGATCTACTCGGCGGCCGCGTGCAGTGGGTTGTGCGCTATCAGGGCGGCAATAACGCCGGCCACACCGTCGTCCTTCCATCGGGCGAGAACTTCGCTCTTCACCTCATCCCGTCCGGCATCCTCACGCCCGGCGTCACGAACGTCATCGGCAACGGCGTCGTCGTCGATCCGGGCGTGCTGCTCACCGAGCTCAAGGGGCTCGAGGAACGCGGGGTGGACACCGAGCGGCTGCTGATCTCGGCCGACGCGCATCTGCTGATGCCGTATCACGTCGCGATCGACAAGGTCGTCGAGCGATACGCGGGCAGCAAGAAGATCGGCACCACCGGCCGCGGGATCGGCCCCTGCTACCAGGACAAGATCGCGCGCATCGGCATCCGGGTGGCCGACGTGCTCGACGAGGACCAGTTGGCCGAAAAGATCAAGGGCGCACTGGAATTCAAGAACCAGGTGCTGGTCAAGATCTACAACCGCAAGGCGCTCGACCCCGACGAGGTGGTCGAGAACCTGCTGACGCAGGCCGAGGGCTTCAAGCACCGTATCGCCGACGCGCGCTACCTGCTCAACACCGCGCTCGAGAAGGGTGAGACGGTGCTGCTGGAAGGCAGCCAGGGCACCCTGCTCGACGTCGATCACGGCACGTATCCCTTTGTGACGTCATCGAATCCGACGGCGGGCGGTGCCGCGGTGGGGTCGGGTATCGGACCGACCCGCATCACGACGGTGCTCGGCATCCTCAAGGCCTACACCACCCGTGTCGGTTCGGGTCCGTTCCCCACGGAGCTGTTCGACGAGCACGGCGAGTACCTGTCGAAGACGGGTGGCGAGTTCGGCGTGACGACGGGGCGGCGTCGCCGCTGCGGATGGTTCGACGCCGTCATCGCGCGCTATGCCACCCGGGTCAACGGCATCACCGACTACTTCCTCACCAAACTCGACGTGCTGTCCAGCCTGGAGACCGTGCCGGTGTGCGTCGGCTACACCGTCGACGGGAAACGCGTCGACGACATGCCGATGACCCAAGCCGACCTGCACCGCGCCGAACCGATCTACGAGGAATTGCCGGGCTGGTGGGAGGACATCTCCGACGCGCGTGAGTTCGACGATCTGCCCGCCAAGGCTCGTGATTATGTGTTGCGGCTGGAAGAGCTTGCCGGAGCCCATGTTTCATGCATCGGTGTGGGGCCCGGCCGGGAGCAGACCATCGTGCGCCGCGATATCCTGGCGGCCAGTACGTGA
- a CDS encoding peptidase M50 gives MPRALRDLPTISADAVTECRRVIVVGSTADLAAVLTTLLRADRLDVEVAHVRWWWQARRARTGFAQRIPLIRDETGAVITKAAHWLPPNEEARTIRGEAVVDDTVLFHGEATGVLIEPTPSMPGLRATVLSPRMRPKRWVAGRAAQLGTTSALVVRDGVPAPRPVRRSAFYRHTQGWLRV, from the coding sequence ATGCCGCGGGCGCTGCGCGACCTGCCCACGATCAGCGCGGATGCGGTCACCGAATGCCGTCGCGTCATCGTGGTGGGTTCGACCGCCGATCTGGCCGCTGTACTGACGACACTGCTGCGGGCCGACCGGCTGGACGTGGAGGTCGCCCACGTGCGGTGGTGGTGGCAGGCGCGACGTGCCCGCACCGGCTTCGCCCAGCGGATTCCGCTGATCAGAGACGAAACCGGGGCCGTGATCACGAAGGCTGCGCACTGGCTGCCGCCGAACGAAGAGGCGAGAACCATCCGCGGTGAGGCCGTCGTCGACGACACCGTGCTGTTTCACGGCGAGGCGACCGGGGTGCTGATCGAGCCGACCCCGAGCATGCCCGGCCTGCGGGCCACGGTGTTGTCACCGCGCATGCGCCCGAAGCGCTGGGTTGCGGGCCGGGCCGCCCAGCTGGGCACCACGTCGGCGCTCGTGGTCCGGGACGGAGTGCCCGCGCCGCGGCCGGTCCGCCGGTCGGCGTTCTACCGGCACACGCAAGGTTGGCTACGGGTGTGA
- a CDS encoding site-2 protease family protein has product MNVRPLHPRASVRPSPIFLAIIALTAVGGALAWVAAAERTPLAYAGVFIFVIAGWIVSLSLHEFGHAFTAWRYGDHDIAVRGYLTLNPFKYANPLLSLGFPVLITLLGGIGLPGGAVWVRTSFMTVRQKSIVSLAGPAMNIVLAVVLLVVARIFYDPAHLVFWGAVAFLGFLQITGAVLNLLPIPGLDGYGALEPHLSPETQRALEPAKPWAFFVFLLLLIATPLNQYFFAIVGWFFDLSGVNSGLIGVGFNLTRFWSAWF; this is encoded by the coding sequence GTGAACGTCCGTCCGCTGCACCCTCGGGCATCGGTGCGACCCAGCCCGATCTTCCTGGCGATCATCGCGCTGACGGCAGTCGGCGGCGCGTTGGCCTGGGTGGCGGCCGCCGAGCGCACGCCGCTGGCCTACGCGGGCGTCTTCATCTTCGTCATCGCCGGCTGGATCGTGTCGCTGAGTCTGCACGAATTCGGGCACGCATTCACGGCGTGGCGCTACGGCGACCACGACATCGCGGTGCGCGGCTATCTCACGCTCAACCCGTTCAAGTACGCCAACCCCCTGCTGTCGCTCGGCTTCCCCGTGCTGATCACCCTGCTTGGCGGTATCGGGCTGCCCGGCGGCGCGGTCTGGGTGCGGACCTCGTTCATGACGGTGCGGCAGAAGTCGATCGTGAGCCTCGCCGGACCGGCGATGAACATTGTGCTCGCGGTGGTTCTGCTGGTTGTCGCGAGGATCTTCTACGACCCGGCGCACCTGGTGTTCTGGGGTGCAGTGGCGTTCCTCGGGTTCCTGCAGATCACCGGTGCGGTGCTCAACCTGCTGCCGATCCCGGGCCTGGACGGCTACGGCGCGCTGGAACCGCACCTGAGCCCGGAGACCCAGCGCGCGCTCGAGCCGGCCAAGCCTTGGGCGTTCTTCGTCTTCCTACTGCTGTTGATCGCGACGCCGCTGAATCAGTACTTCTTCGCCATCGTCGGCTGGTTCTTCGATCTGTCCGGGGTGAACAGCGGGTTGATCGGTGTCGGATTCAACCTGACGCGGTTCTGGTCGGCCTGGTTCTGA
- a CDS encoding cation diffusion facilitator family transporter, translated as MGAGHDHGSRDARVSRMVIAAAILTAFFIVELTTALLINSIALLADAGHMLTDLVAMFMGLTAVLLARHGSSSPSRTYGWHRAEVFTAVANAVLLIGVAAFILYEAYERLGSAPEIPGVPMIVVAIAGLIANAIVVLLLRSHSESSLAVKGAYMEVVADTVGSIGVLIAGIVTVTTGWPYADVVVAVFVALWVLPRAIALARAALRILSETSPAHIDVDELRSALCAVDGVTEVHDLHVWTLVPGKDMVTAHLTSERDAALVLDDARAVLTARGLDHATVQVEPPAGAADCKCEAES; from the coding sequence ATGGGTGCTGGCCACGACCACGGCTCGCGCGATGCCCGGGTGAGCCGGATGGTCATCGCCGCGGCGATCCTCACGGCGTTCTTCATCGTCGAACTGACGACGGCACTGTTGATCAACTCCATCGCGCTGCTGGCCGACGCCGGCCACATGCTGACGGACCTCGTCGCGATGTTCATGGGTCTGACCGCGGTGCTGCTCGCCCGGCACGGCAGCTCGTCGCCGTCGCGTACCTACGGTTGGCATCGCGCCGAGGTGTTCACAGCCGTCGCCAACGCGGTGCTGCTCATCGGCGTCGCGGCGTTCATCCTGTACGAGGCCTACGAACGACTCGGCAGCGCACCCGAGATCCCGGGCGTGCCGATGATCGTGGTGGCGATAGCGGGTCTGATCGCCAACGCGATCGTCGTGCTGCTGTTGCGGTCGCACTCGGAGAGCAGCCTGGCCGTCAAGGGCGCCTACATGGAGGTCGTGGCCGACACGGTCGGCAGCATCGGGGTGTTGATCGCCGGCATCGTGACGGTGACGACAGGATGGCCCTACGCCGACGTCGTGGTCGCGGTGTTCGTCGCGCTGTGGGTGCTGCCACGGGCCATCGCGCTGGCCCGCGCGGCGCTGCGGATCCTGTCCGAGACCTCACCCGCACACATCGACGTCGACGAGCTGCGCAGCGCGCTGTGCGCGGTCGACGGCGTCACCGAAGTCCACGACCTGCATGTGTGGACGCTGGTCCCCGGCAAGGACATGGTGACCGCACACCTGACCAGCGAGCGGGACGCCGCGCTGGTGCTCGACGACGCGCGCGCGGTGCTCACGGCACGCGGCCTGGACCACGCCACGGTTCAGGTCGAACCGCCCGCGGGCGCCGCCGACTGTAAGTGCGAGGCCGAGTCGTAA
- a CDS encoding DUF3151 domain-containing protein — MTRMGDLLGPDPVLLPGDPAAEAELAADENPAIVAAAHPSASIAWAALAEDALADDMAITAYAYARTGYHRGLDQLRRNGWKGFGPVPYSHEPNRGFLRCVAALARAADQIGETDEYQRCLDLLDDCDPEARSALGLS, encoded by the coding sequence ATGACGCGGATGGGTGATCTTCTCGGACCGGATCCGGTCCTGCTTCCAGGTGACCCGGCGGCCGAGGCCGAACTGGCCGCCGACGAAAACCCGGCCATTGTCGCCGCCGCGCATCCGTCGGCGTCGATCGCGTGGGCCGCGCTCGCCGAGGATGCGCTCGCCGACGACATGGCCATCACGGCCTATGCGTACGCCAGGACGGGCTATCACCGCGGCCTCGATCAGTTGCGTCGCAACGGGTGGAAGGGCTTCGGTCCGGTGCCCTACAGCCACGAGCCCAACCGGGGGTTCCTGCGGTGCGTGGCTGCGCTGGCGCGCGCCGCGGATCAGATCGGTGAGACCGACGAGTATCAGCGCTGCCTGGATCTACTCGACGACTGCGATCCCGAGGCCCGTTCGGCGCTCGGACTGAGCTGA
- a CDS encoding Rv0361 family membrane protein: MSNPQGPDQSDEVTDEATDAADGQPAAESAPANADEAETTAAAAHDADPVTEVISTEAPEEPERRYTAPSAFDAGTTTRIDTPFDPVTEVMDTAPASAVKPVAPQVIPPRGDTPKPPKPKSRSWGWVIAILLVIAALVAVAILGTILLTRDTEPKVSQEDLVRQTIESYDAAIAKGDLATLRTITCGSVRDNYVSYNDRVWSDTHARIAAAKRYPVIASVDQIVVNGDHAEANVTTFMAYAPQTRSTRSLDLEFRDDQWKICQAPTS, translated from the coding sequence ATGTCGAACCCGCAAGGACCTGACCAGTCGGACGAGGTCACCGACGAGGCGACCGACGCCGCCGACGGCCAGCCTGCTGCCGAATCCGCACCGGCTAACGCCGACGAGGCGGAGACTACCGCCGCAGCTGCACACGACGCCGACCCCGTGACCGAGGTGATCTCCACCGAGGCGCCGGAAGAGCCCGAGCGGCGGTACACAGCGCCCTCCGCGTTCGACGCGGGCACGACGACAAGGATCGACACCCCGTTCGACCCGGTGACCGAGGTGATGGATACGGCGCCCGCCTCTGCCGTGAAACCCGTTGCACCGCAGGTAATTCCACCGCGCGGCGACACGCCGAAGCCCCCTAAGCCGAAGAGTCGCAGCTGGGGTTGGGTGATCGCGATACTGCTGGTGATCGCAGCGCTGGTGGCCGTCGCGATCCTCGGCACCATCCTGCTGACCCGAGACACCGAACCGAAGGTGTCCCAGGAGGACCTGGTCCGCCAGACCATCGAGAGCTACGACGCCGCGATCGCCAAGGGCGATCTGGCCACGCTCCGCACCATCACCTGCGGCAGCGTCCGGGACAACTACGTCAGCTACAACGACCGCGTGTGGAGCGACACCCACGCCCGGATCGCGGCGGCCAAACGGTATCCCGTGATCGCCAGCGTCGACCAGATCGTCGTCAACGGGGACCATGCCGAGGCCAACGTCACGACCTTCATGGCCTACGCACCACAGACACGGTCGACGCGCAGCCTTGACCTCGAATTCCGCGACGACCAGTGGAAGATCTGTCAGGCACCCACCAGTTAG
- the fbaA gene encoding class II fructose-bisphosphate aldolase gives MPIATPEVYAEMLSRAKEHSFAFPAINCVGSESVNAAIKGFADAGSDGIIQFSTGGAEFASGLGVKDMVTGAVALAEFTHVIAEKYPITVALHTDHCPKDKLDTYVRPLLAISQQRVADGGNPLFQSHMWDGSAVPIDENLDIARELLKEAAAAKIILEIEIGVVGGEEDGVAHEINDKLYTTPEDFEKTIEALGAGEHGKYLLAATFGNVHGVYKPGNVKLRPEVLAEGQKVAATKLGLPSDAKPFDFVFHGGSGSLKSEIEDSLRYGVVKMNVDTDTQYAFTRPVAGHMFTNYDGVLKIDGEVGNKKAYDPRSYLKKAEASMTERVIEACRDLHSAGRSVTAG, from the coding sequence ATGCCCATCGCAACACCCGAGGTTTACGCGGAAATGCTGAGCCGGGCGAAGGAGCACTCTTTCGCGTTTCCCGCCATCAACTGTGTCGGGTCGGAATCCGTCAACGCCGCCATCAAGGGCTTCGCCGACGCGGGTAGTGACGGCATCATCCAGTTCTCGACCGGTGGCGCCGAGTTCGCCTCCGGACTCGGCGTCAAGGACATGGTGACGGGGGCGGTCGCGCTCGCCGAGTTCACCCACGTCATCGCCGAGAAGTATCCGATCACGGTGGCCCTGCACACCGATCACTGTCCGAAGGACAAGCTGGACACCTACGTCAGGCCGCTGCTCGCGATCTCCCAGCAGCGGGTCGCCGACGGGGGCAATCCGCTGTTCCAGTCGCACATGTGGGACGGCTCGGCGGTGCCGATCGACGAGAACCTCGACATCGCGCGCGAGCTTCTCAAGGAGGCCGCGGCGGCGAAGATCATCCTCGAGATCGAGATCGGTGTGGTCGGCGGCGAGGAAGACGGCGTCGCCCACGAGATCAACGACAAGCTCTACACGACGCCCGAGGATTTCGAGAAGACGATCGAGGCGCTGGGGGCGGGTGAGCACGGCAAGTATCTGCTCGCCGCGACGTTCGGCAACGTGCACGGCGTCTACAAGCCGGGCAACGTCAAGCTGCGTCCCGAGGTGCTGGCGGAAGGGCAGAAGGTGGCGGCCACCAAGCTCGGATTACCCAGCGACGCAAAGCCTTTCGACTTCGTCTTCCATGGCGGCTCGGGCTCGCTGAAGTCCGAGATCGAGGATTCGCTGCGATACGGCGTGGTGAAGATGAACGTCGACACCGACACGCAGTACGCGTTCACGCGTCCCGTCGCCGGGCACATGTTCACCAACTACGACGGCGTGCTCAAGATCGACGGCGAGGTCGGCAACAAGAAGGCCTACGACCCGCGCAGCTATCTGAAGAAGGCCGAGGCGTCGATGACCGAACGTGTCATCGAGGCGTGCCGGGACCTGCACAGTGCGGGCCGGTCGGTGACCGCCGGCTAA